In Bos indicus isolate NIAB-ARS_2022 breed Sahiwal x Tharparkar chromosome 10, NIAB-ARS_B.indTharparkar_mat_pri_1.0, whole genome shotgun sequence, the DNA window GGAGTGCTTTCATGATTTTatatatcactttaaaaatagtcttttaaCCTACAccgagtactgctgctgctgctgctaagtcgcttcagttgtgtccgactgtgcgaccccatagacggcagcccaccaggctcccccatccctgggattctccaggcaagaacactggagtgagttgccatttccttctccaatgcatgaaagtgaaaagtgaaagtaaagtcgctcaatcgtgtctgactcttcgcgaccccatggactgcagccttccaggctcctccatccatgggattttccaggcaagagtactggagtggggtgccattgccttctctgacactgaGTACTACCTACTGTCAAAATTTCTCTGCTTCCCTTTCAGAAGATTCCAAATTGACTCTTTCTGTAGTcaaccctcctctccttccctcaaccTTTCTATTCAGGCCAACATCTCCACCTCAACTGTCCCTTAAGTTCAATGAGCATAAATGCCGAAACCAACCGTTACTGCTCTCTCTCTTCATTCCACACTCGTCCCTTGAAATACTTTTTTCCAGCTTTGGTAACCCCCTAGTTTTCTCCCGATCCTTTCCCACAGATAATACTTCCTCAGTCCCCTAGGTTGGCTTTTCTTCCTATatcatctttccctctctcctaaCTTGTAATACCTCTGTGTGATGATAACTCCCACTTCAGTGTCTTTATCCCTGACCTTTTCCTTCAACTCCAGACTGCTCTTTACCTACTTGATATATCTACTTGGATTTCTAACAGGACTCATATTAAATGTCTAAAATGATGATGATTACTCCCCAAATGCACTTCTCTGCTTTCCCCACATTATTCTGGGGCACCCACCATTCACTCTGCCAGAGAGGCATCCTGGATACTTCACAACCACCCTATGCGGCCCGTCAGCAATGTCTGTCAACTCTTATTTCCAAAACCTCTTTCaaacctcttctctttctgtctccacaGCTCTTTAATTCTTGCTCCaactttgagggggaaaaaaccctaaaacttttgaacattttttccctctgctttctatcctgttccccTAGCAATCAGCAGTCAAGAATGATCGTCTCAAAACAAAAGTGACAGATCAAAGTCACTTCCCTGTTCAAAATTCTCACACCCAAGCACAGTTGGaaaatccagatttttaaaaaagggtcacagatgTGTACCCTGCCTCCTGCTCTCACACATCACCCCCACCCCTTATCTGTATACTTCAGccacattttccttctttcttttcttcaaacaCACCGAGTTCATTCTCACTTTAGGGGCTTTGTGCTCACTAGTGCCTCTGCATGGAACACTCGTCTTTGATTCCAGCCTGACTTTAACCTCTAATTGACAGACCTTCCATTTCACTCCAATTGTGTTTCCCCCACAGTATTTATTACTACTTGGTATCTTCCGTCAGTCCCTGTCCAACCAGAATGTAAACTTCAGAAGAGCAAGGACTTTTCTTTGGTCATCAGTGTTTCTCAACCACCTGAAATGGTACCTGGTTCAAAAAAGGGGCTCCAGTGTTTGTTGATGAGTGAATGACCCCGTTTGTCAAAGTAAACCAAACATTTCATATCTCAAGGGAGATGTTTATATCCAACCCTCTTAGCTCAGCTAGGGCTACTTATAAAAAATGGCAACACCAGAACAGTTTTCAAAGTCAGTCTATTGTTCAACACGACAAGGACTTGTCCCTTACATTAAGGACACTTGTGAAGCTTCACACAAAAGAAAGTGACTTTGATTATACCTCTTAACTTACAAACAAGCTGAAGCACTACATTctgttatcttttaaattataccTCATTTTGCTCTGCCTTTTTAGGCACATAGTTCAGTTTTTTGAGCATGAGAAAAGGTTTTGGGCAAGGTCTGCTGATATATCAAGGCGTACAATTGTCTTCAGACTCTCTGGATCCCTGTGGGCAAAACCTATACACAGCTAGTGTCTGATCACTAAACTTTCCCCATATATAGGCATTCTGGAACAACCTGATCAGTAGATCAAAACAAACCTACTAAAAGAGGGATCAACTCCAAATAACTTCCCTTTAAAGTACTGTATGATGTGATTAGTAGCTCTGTCCAGCAGATGCAAAGTTCTGAGGAAAGATGACTTACTTGTTCTTTGTGCGTTTACATCTTGTTTACATTTGAGTTGTCCctcaaatacttgttgaatgaatagttCATCTTCTCAAACTAATTCTTACTCTCATATATCTTAGTGTGATAAATAATCAAAATTcctagggaaaaaatggaaaggttTGGCTGAAGAAACAGGCCATACAACCCTAACTTGGAGCAGACTGGTTACTCAGTAAGTACCCACGTCTAGAAATACTTCGAAAAGCAAATTATCCTCCATAATCTTGGTTTAAACATAGTAGAGAAGTGGTAGAGCCTAGTCTGGGCTTCAGCCTGGGGCTATGATCTTATTTCCACGGTCACATACTCCATCCTAGCCTCCAGCTTCTGTACCAATTGTTTGTCCACGTGGTGGCAGAACAGGGGAAGAAGGTTGCTGGGGAAGGCCAGGGGTTCTGCCAGTGAGGCTGTGGGCATCTGAGCAATCTCCCAGGCAGTGAGAACCACCATGTCTGTCCTGGAGGGCAGAGAAGAAACACATCAGCATCTTAGTGTTTATGCGGGAAATAGACTCAGGGCCCAGGTTTCTTGTTATTTTTGACCACCACTTACCACCCTCTGCACCTACAGCAATTAAGATAGAGCGTTTGCCTGTTTGGTATGTGCCAGGCAATGCTTAGTGCTTTACGCATCTTCTGTCTTGCTTAATCTTCAGGTCTCTAACTGGTTAGTACCATCATCCTTCGATCCCTAGTTTATAGGGGAGGAACGggctaaagaaagtgaaataatgtGCCCCCATGTTATGCTGCTGGTAAGTGACAGAAGCAGAATTCACACCTAGGTCTGCTAAACTCTAAGGCTtgtctctattcttgcctggagaatcccatggatggaggagcctggtgggctacagtccacagggtcgcaaagagtcagacacgactgagcaacttcactatataTTGCCTCCCATGGGGGACAGCTCTCTAGgcactacagaaaaaaaaaaggggggcaaAACAGCTACAACTCTGCTAGTTGCCTCTTCTCTGTCTAACTTCCTCCCTGGTGCTTGATTAAACCACTCAGGAAACAGCTAATCTGGTTTAGCCTACATATCCCaggggggttcccaggtggcactagcaataaagaacctgcctgccaatgcaggagatgcaggtttgatccctgggttgggaagatcccctggaggagggcacggcaacccactccagcagtcttgcctaaacaatctcatggatagaggaatctggcaggatacagtctatagggtcacaaagagttggacacgactgaagcaacttagcacacatcccAGTGGTACTGAAATAGTATTTACAAGGTTTTTATGATCTTACCAAGCTGAATGGTCACTGCTGGGCTCCTTGAGGGAAGAATTCAGTGATACCAGCTGCTCCCCATGACTTAGCAGTGCATAGAGCAAAGATATGCCAAACTGCAAGTGATAAAGTGTCAAAGTGTCCAGGGTAAAAATGAGTTTACCATAGGCACCCAGTGCTTCCCTGGCTCTGTTGTTTCCCAACTAAAAGGGTAAGTTCATGGGTACAGATGGAGTCCAACACCCACAACCCACCAAGTTTTACCCAGGCTGGCCAAGAAACTGAGCTCTTTCCAAGGAAATCACTGCTCTGAACTGTCCAAAAGATTCCTCTGGGAAGCTGATGATGAAATACACAGTTGTGGTCTCTACCCCGAGGAGTCAGAGACTGTAGGTTGGGAATGGACCCAGGAATTTGATATGGGTAGGATGCGGAGCCCATTTTAAGAGGCACTGCATGAGGCAAAGATCTTCAGAAGGGGTTCACAGGATAATCCACTAGAATATTAGAAGATATGAGATCTTTCACATATAGACCTCACCTTGTATTTATTATGCACCTAATTTAAGTCTAGTGTTCCATTTATATGATTTATAAACACACAGGTGGTATAGTTCAGAATATTTTTTGTAGTAAAAGGATTCACTATCAAAAATGTTTGGTGACTTCTGATCCAGAGGCACCATCATCATCTGGAGCTTGTTAAAAAAGCAACCCCACCCTGGGTCCATTCCAGTTAGCACCTGGAGCCTCCTGTGGAGAGACCGAAGCCTCCCACACGTGTTACCTGATTCTGAAGCACCATGGTGATTGGCCgctcagaggagccaggtggtAGCCGCATGAGTCCCTGAAGTCCTTGGAGGAGTTCACGGAACGTCAAGTGCCTGATACATTTGCTCAGAGGTTGAAATAACATTTGCAGGGCCTGCAGAAAGATCATAAAGGGCCTGTCCGACTCCTTGACAACTTCACCTCCAGGCTCTTTCTTGCCAACCTGCTTCTAGGCCCTTCTGGTCAGCTCAGACCTACCAGGCCTATCACCACTTAAGTGCCTTCATCCCTAGCGGCAACCCCTCAACACCACTTGTCCTACATGCCTTCCCTAAGCGAAGGAGCCTGGGGCTCGGCACTTATCAGGTGGTCCTCATCTTCTCTAACCGCCAGAGCACACGCACACCTGTGTTACATATGCCCACGGGTTTTCCTTTCTTCACTGTGCCTGAAGATCAAAGATCATCAGCTGTTCCTGTGGCAGTCTTCTATAACCCCCTCCCCTGAGGGTGGCAGGGTGAGTCTCCCTCACCACCCAAAACCTTCTCTGGCTTCTCTGAGGGTGGGGagtggaaggaggagaagggataagcATTGCTAACCCATCCACAAAACCATCCTCTCCTCCACTTCATGCCACACTACCTGATCGGCCACGTCCCTCTTGACCAGGAAGGGCAGGTGGCGGGTGATGGCCAGCAGCAAGCTGACAGCTCGATCCCGGGGCAGGATGGGGAGGAGCCGGGCCACCAGGGCTTTCCCCTTCCCCACGGACAGCGCCTGAAGGAAGCCGTCATCCGCCGCCCTGCAGGGACACAGGCGAACATCGCGGGGCTCCGCTAGAGTAGAGGGCCGGTGTTAGAAGGGAGGGGCCGAAGCTAAACTACTGTCTGCTCCTGGGAAGGGGTGTGACCGTCCCACACTCACTCCAGATTATTCTGCCCCTGGGCCTTTAAGGCCTGGAAGAGCTTCTCAACCCGGCTGCTCCGCTGCTCAGAGTCACGGGGCTGCGCAGGTGCATCCTGCTGGCCATCCTCTATCTCCAGCAACTGAAGGAACATCTGGGAGcgtgagggtggggagagagggcgAAGGGGCCAGTGTGAGCATATCCTGTTCTTAGCGGAGGCAAGGAACTCACTGCTAAGGCTGAGGTCTCACCTTCTCAATCCGGTACAGCACCCACAGCCTCTGACTGCTTGCAGCTGCTGTCTCCTAGAGAAAGAGTCCCTGGCTGTCAGCCACAACTCCAACAGCAGCAGCCCACGCCTAGCCAGGCCAGGACGTGAGCTGTAAAGACTAAATCACAAAGCCTGATCACTCCCCTTTCTCTTAGCTCACAATCTGAACTCAAGTATGACAGTGCTCCAGACCTTTCTCCAAAACACAGGGAGAGAAAAAGGCTGTAGGAAGATAAATTCCTACCTGCTCTTGAGTTCCGTGGGGCACAGCATTGATAGCTCGGCGAGGGGTAAAACACGTTGATACAGCTACCTGGCCCAGGGAACCCTCGATTCGAACCACTGTGTGGAAGGAGTCAGAAAGGCACGTGCCCCTCTGCTTTCCACCTGGGTCCAGCCAGATGTCCGTCCCAACCCAGCAGGTCAGCCGCGGTCCTACCTGATTCATAAGCCTCTGCCTTCTGAATGTAAGGTGTGACCAGCTTGAGAGACTCAAATCTGCTTCTTTGCCCAAGCAGCTCTTCATCTGCCTGCTTCTTCTCTAGTTTCTGATAATATTCCTGAGAGTTCACGAATTAGTCAAATGTATACTCGTTGGTTAAACGTAAGAGTTAGGGTTCTCCAGTGCAAGCTCTTAGTACACCCTTGTCTACAGCATTCATTCCAGAAATGCTCCTGGGATGTAAGGCTCTTCTAGAGCCACAATAAAACATCTTCAGCACCCTAAGCCCCATGCCACCTGATCTGGGGCCCCCATCCTAAGGACTTGAAGAGCTAGGATGGAAAGGCAGAGAAGCAAAGcagagagcccagaagtaaaATGTGTCCCAGGGTCTGCAGGCTTCCTTCACTCCTTATTCTAAGTTATATGCAGTCGCcccatcctcccctctccccattttAATTTGATGGTCCTACCTGTTCTGTCCCAAATCAGCATTCTCTGATGGCATGACAAACCACCTCTCTccactgaaggacagagaggacACTGCTGTCAACTGGCCTCTCAGCCAGTTCTACTCTTGTGTGGGCTGGCATAGCAGCTCTACTATCTGTGAAATCCAGAACTAAAATAAAGCCACTGACTGAGTTAAACAAAGGTTTGAAAAAGCTCCTTCATTGAGAAACAATGTCTAAAAGTCAAGAGTGTAAGATGATCACATTCAAATGATCCTGGCAGAAGGTAGAGGGGTTTTTAAGCATggtgggaagaaaggaggaaTCTAACGTCAATAGGAAGGAGATAAAGGTGGGAACCTTGCTAGTGGTCTCAGGTGGTTGAAGAGAAAGTGATATAAAACTTAGACAAATCCAGAAAGTGAAagtactcagtcatatccgactttttgtgaccccatggactgtagcccaccaggctcctctgtccatgaaattctccaggcaagaatactggagtgggtagccatttacttctccatgggatcttcccaacactggtatcgaacccaggtctcctgcactgcaggcagattctttactgtccgagccaaaGGGAAGCCCAGACAACCCAGAACTCATGGACAAAGGGTAGacaggaagaagacagaaaggagTCAAAAAACCTGCCACATTTGTTCAAGAAATTGAATTCCATTACCTATAAAAGTTTCTTGATTtagatcttaaaaaaaagtaaaaggtaaaTAGACGAATGTTTATAACAAGTCATTTCTAAGAGAAACCAGTGTGTATGAAAGATGAGAATGTTATTTTCAGACTGATTAGGAGAAATTCTTGTCAAAGGATGGAGACAAAAATCTCAGAGTGTTTAAAGAATCACAAATAATCCCCTGCAGCTGAAATttaggagaaagggaaggagtttGGATGTCAAGTATAGAAATATGACCCCATCCTTTCACAGTCGTCCCTCCCACGAGAAGGGACGTGGCGACTGTGAGCTGAAGGAAGGCTCTCAGGGCTATGGAGTCAGGCCATTTGGCTCCAAGGTCAGAGGCGCTGGGACTCACCTGGTAGTAATAGTCATCGAGGCGGGGGTTCTCACTCTGCAGCTGAACCATCTGCACTCTTACCACCCAGTCCTTCTCCTTCTGTGTCATGAGGTTAGCATAGGAGTCTGGCTGCTGGGGCCACTTCTTGGCTGGGGGACTTCAAGCCAGGAGGAGGGCTCTTTAGACCTACACCTCCCTGACCCCTCCTACCTCAACCCCACCTGCCTACCCCATCCCCAGAGAACTCCCCAAGGAGTAGAGAGCCTGGAGCTGGATAtcagggggagggtgggggggctTTGGGGGAGGTGCCTTGCCGCAAGGGAAAACCCAGCATGCAGGGTGTTCCACTCAATCCTGCTCCTCCTCTAGGCTTTACCTTCGTGGTCgaccctgctgttgctgctgcttcaaGATCTGCTGGTGCTGAGGGTGGAGCTGGGTCAGATGACTGGGGAGACTTAGAAAGAAACGTGGGCTGGGTGGGAGCAAGCTCTTAGCATCCTCCCCCTTTCTTTTAGCCTCTGGGAACCTCAGCTGGACAGCTATGGGACCTGACCTGCTCAGGACCCTACCCAACGTCGGCCACATGAAGCATCACTATCCTAGCTCAGCAGGGTTCACATCCCCTCCAAGATGTATATCCCTGAGATGGGGCTGCAGGAAATCCTGACACGATAGAAAACCATTTGGCCTGGCTATCAGGACTTCTGAGTCCTAGGCTCAGTACTCCTGGGCCAGCTGACCTCAGATAGTGCTGGGCTTCCATCTCCTCATCTGTGAGGGAAGGGACTGCATGTCACCTCATACGTCTCTTAGTGAGTTAGTTTCTCTAAGTATTTTTCTGTGGCAGCTGGTAGACGGGCAGCCATGCCTCCTCAGCTACTACCTCCCATCTTCTGGAGGTAACCCAGCCTGTCTGGACCCCAGGGGAGGGGCGCCCTGATCTAGCACCTGAGCCTCAGGGGCCACGAGGTGGGCGGGCTGCAGAGGAGCGATGGGTCTGGCGCAGGCAGTTGAGGTCCAAAGTGGCGGGCTGCAGAGCCGGCGCTGGGGAGGGAGGGTCGGAACGGAAGGGGAGCCACGTGGTCCAGGGTCTGCGAGAGGAATTTCAGGGTCTGAGAGAAGCACGTCTCCACCAACAGATGCTGCCTTTGCTGCTGATTGCCTTTCTGCCCTAGGGTCTCACCTGCCTTGGCCTTGAAGAACCTCACCCAACATCTGCCACATAGGGGCCCCTCCAGCCAGTCATGAGGACACCGGACTGTGGGCTCCCTTGTTTCCAGCAGGTTTGTCACCCGCTAGGGAGTAACTCTTGGCCCCTGACAATGTGGGAGCCTGTGCTTtttcctctgcatgtgggtcaacTCCCCTTCTTTTCCCCCTCTGAGTGTCGTCAGACCTTGTCTTCAGCCCTTCTCAGACCCCTCTGAAGCCCTGCTCAGCCTACagttcccttctcttctccctgctgGATTTCTGGCAGCCCCTCCAGTCCGGGTCATGTGCTCTTTCTAGCATGAGGCTCAGTGCTATTTATGTTCTGTAAGCTGGAATTGTTTGCCCTTTTTCTAGGAAGGCCAGCTGTCGCAGGACCCGCTCTGTCCTTTACCAAGCTTCTCTGAACAACAGGCGTCCCCCTGTCCATACCCTTACCTCACTTTGCTGCATCCCCCGAGCAAGGTCAAGAGCAGAGTGTAATGTTAAGAAAGGGGACCCTCCAAACACTGCTTCTCTGTACCCTGTCTTTTTCTCACAGCATGGAGACTGGAGACACTCATCTGCCACGGAAAGTGCAAGGAGGCAGGGGGCATCCCCGGAACTCCAGGGGCCGTGATTCCAGGGGAGCTGAGAAGACCTTTCTGGAATGGGAGGGAGAAAAACTCAGGTAGAAATGAGCCCCTGTGATAACATCTACATTCACCAGTGTTAATG includes these proteins:
- the PATL2 gene encoding protein PAT1 homolog 2, with amino-acid sequence MQQSETLDHVAPLPFRPSLPSAGSAARHFGPQLPAPDPSLLCSPPTSWPLRLSLPSHLTQLHPQHQQILKQQQQQGRPRSPPAKKWPQQPDSYANLMTQKEKDWVVRVQMVQLQSENPRLDDYYYQEYYQKLEKKQADEELLGQRSRFESLKLVTPYIQKAEAYESVVRIEGSLGQVAVSTCFTPRRAINAVPHGTQEQETAAASSQRLWVLYRIEKMFLQLLEIEDGQQDAPAQPRDSEQRSSRVEKLFQALKAQGQNNLEAADDGFLQALSVGKGKALVARLLPILPRDRAVSLLLAITRHLPFLVKRDVADQALQMLFQPLSKCIRHLTFRELLQGLQGLMRLPPGSSERPITMVLQNQFGISLLYALLSHGEQLVSLNSSLKEPSSDHSAWTDMVVLTAWEIAQMPTASLAEPLAFPSNLLPLFCHHVDKQLVQKLEARMEYVTVEIRS